Part of the Deltaproteobacteria bacterium genome, CTCAAGGCCCGGGCCAGCCTGTCGGTAATGATTTTCAGGTCTCTATAGGTCAGGGTTCTTTCTAAAAAAAGGATGGCCGTTTGCTTGGGCCATTTTTCGGCCGCCCTGTCCAGTAACCGGTAAACCGGTTCCCGGGGATAAGGTTGCAGGCTTTTATCCAGTTTATAAGGCCCGAGCTGATAACTTTTCAGCCAGGGTTTTTCTAAGTAACCCATTTATTCCTTTCCAAAGCTTAATAGTGTAAATCCGTAAACTTCGGGGGTCCCGAATGGAGCGAACAGAACCCACCAAATAAAGCTTTCAACAGCCAGCAGCCAGCATAAGCATTTCTCCGGAGGGTTTTTTGAATACTGACCCCTGATCGCTGATCGCTGCTCTGTTTACCAGACATCCTTTATAAGACCATCCAGGCCCAGTTCCTGCATCTTCTCAGGAGTAGGGATACCGGTGGTTCCATCCCATCCCCGTAACGCGTAATAGGCGTCTTTCAACCTCTCCAGCGTCTCTTGGCTGATCACCTCCCCTGCGGCCGGGCCATCGGGTAGGGGCTCTTCCATCAACCGTTTCGGAAGCGTATCGGATTCCCTGGTAATCCCTTCCCGGACGCAGAAAAGCCGCATAAGATTGAAATTCCGTTCCCCGCACCTCCTGAAATCGGTTACAGTGTAATTCCATCCGGTGGCGGCGTTGATCAGTTCCACAAAATCTTCGGCCAAAAGGAGTATTCCCATGAATTTGCAGGCCCCCATGCAATCAAACATGGTCAGGGCGTTTTCCAGGTCGACTACCACCCTAACTTCTTCCGGATTGGCCAGAAACGGGTCCTCAATGCGGCTGTCATCCACAATAAGGAAGGGTGCATCGATAAAGGTCGGCCCCTGGACAAAGGCGGTGATATGGTCCCCGCCTCGATTGGCCGTAACATATCCCAGGCCGGTAATTTTGGCGGCCCGAGGGTCATAAGCCGGCAACTCAAGCCCCTTAACCTGCATGGCAAAGCGCTCCGAACCCTGCCCGATTATCCCGGACAGGACCTTTGTTCCTTCGGCCAGGAGATTCCCGATGCCTTCTCTACGGGCAATTTTTCCGATCAGGTCGACCACCAGTCCGGGATTTCCGAATTCAATCTCCATCCCCCCGGTTTGTTCATCGGTAAGAAGGCCTTTTTGAAAGCATTCCATGCTGAAGGCAATGGTTGAGCCGGTACTGATGGTATCGAGCCCGTAATCATTACAGAGATAATTGGCCATGGTGATGGCATTCAGGTCCGATACGCCGCAGGCGGCCCCGAACATATTGGTCGTCTCGTATTCGGGCCCTTCTCCCTGGTGTCCTTTCCAGGGCCCTTCCTTGATTTGCGTGCCCCGGCCACAGGCGATGGGACAGGCAAAACACCGCACTTCCTTGACCAGAACCTTGTCGGTCAGGGCTTGACCATTGACTTCTTCTATCCGGTCAAAAACCCCTTTCTGCCAGTTCAAGGTAGGGTAACCGCCTCGGGCATTGACCATGTCGGAAACCATATTGGTGCCGAAGGTCTCAAAACCGACCTTCAGCATGGATTCATTCAAAAGAGTGATCTGTCTACGGGCAATGGAATTGAAGCGTTCCTTTTCCGCCAGATGGATCGCCGCCTTGCCGGAACAGACCAAGGCTTTCAATTTTTTGGCGCCCATTACCGCACCCAGACCGCTTCTTCCGACCGACCGGTGGCTGTTATTCATGATCGAGGCATAACGGACCAGATTCTCTCCTGCCGGACCGATGCAGGCGATGTGCATGTGCTTTCCAAGGGATCCCTTCAGGGCCGACTCCGTTTCCGAGACCGATTTGCCCCACAGAGGCCGGGCATCCAACAACTCTGCTTTTCCGTCTATGATCTTCAGATAAACCGGGTTGGGGGCTATTCCTTCAAACAGGATCCCGTCATAACCGCTACGTTTTAAGGCCGGTCCGAAGTTGCCCCCGCTGTTGCCGTGTCCCCAGATCCCGGTCAAGGGCGATTTGGCCACCACCGAATACCTTCCGGCACTGGCTGCCGCCGTACCGGTCAGCGGTCCGGTCATGAAAATAAGCAGGTTTTCCGGACCTAAAGGATCGGCCCCTTTGGGCACTTCCTGATAAAGGTACCTGGTGGCTAATCCCGGACCGCCAACATATTTTTCCGTCCAGTCGGCCCGGACTTTTTCTTCGGAGACTTTCCCGGTAGTCAAATTGACCCTTAAAAGTTTTCCCATATAGGCAAAAGGCATGATGATCCCCCTTCCCGTATTAAAAGTTCATGGCCCTTTGAAACGTCACGAATCTTGTCTTTCCCCTCCGTCATTCCGGTGAAAACCGGAATCCAGGTGTTATGCTGAGACGAAAATAACCTGGATTCCGGTTTTCACCGGAATGACGGAGAGGTTATTGACGTTTTTTCAAAAAGCTAAACTGATACGAAAATTGTTTTCGCCGAACGCTGAACGACGAACGGTATTTTCGTCCTAAACCCCTATCGGTGCGTCAATGATCTCCCGAACAGGGATATCTTTTATGAGTTCCCTGAAAAACACCTTGGGGTCAATGACACCTTCCGGTGCAAAGACCCCGGATGTCTTGATTTCGCCGCGGGCCAGCATCAGGGCCCCGAGGACCGATGGAAGGGATGTGAGCAGATCGGCATTAGAGCCGCAATTATAAGAAAAATGGACCGGACTCCCGTTTTTTTCTCCATGCACATCGACCCGCAAAACAACCCCTTCGATACCGAACTCACCGTATTCAGTCACCACGGTATCTATTAAAGACTGGACAAAATCTTCCGAAAGCATGGGCAGGCCTAAAATGATATCCGTTCCAACGGCCCGGGCGGGAATGCTTCTCCCGCGCACATCGATTTCGGTTGTTTTGGAAAGGCCGATCTCTTTGAAGACCTTGGCCATTTCGGAAAATTTAGTGGGCCAGATGCCGCCATAGTTGGTCACATCCCTGACCCCTTTGATATAACGCGGAAGGGTTATCGGTTCCGGATGCCCTACCTGGCTGACTTCAAAAGTGCCGATAGGATCGATGAAATTGAAGGCTTTTGTAACGGACATGGCTGGAATCGGGACCCATTGGCCGTCACGGTAGGTAATAATGTCCCCGTCAATGGCGTGGAAATAGTGTTCGACGATGCCGCTACCGGTCATCTTCGGGTCGATGGCCGTCCAGGCCCAGGCCGTATCGATAGCATCTACCCGATCAAGCTTATCGGCCCCTGACCGGGCCATTAGATTCGTTATGCCGGGCGTAGCCCCTAAACCGACAATCACACAGATCCCGGCCTTTCGGGCTTCTCCGTCCAGGGCCAGGATTTTTTCAGTGGCATCTCCGTCATCGCAGACATCGACCAGGTGCTTTTTGGCTTCGATAGCGGCCTTGACAATTCTCTCGCCATAGACATAATAAGGGCCGACCGTGTTTAAGACCACATCGGCCTGTTGCATAGCCTTAACCATATTGCCCATATCATTAGCATCCACTTGTATGGCCGTCGTTTTACCGCCCACTTCGGCAGCCAGCATCTGGGCCTTATCCAAATGGTAATCCGCTACAATGACTTCCATATCCGGCGCCTTTTTAACCAACTCCCGAACCCCTCCGGAACCGATATGACCGGCCCCACCCAACGCTAAAATTTTCATCATTAATCTCCTTTTTGCTTTTTTTATTTATTTTTAATCATACCGCTCATGCTGACATCGGAACGGTTGAGCCACAGAGCCGGATAGGAATAGGAATGGTAGGCGGTGCTGTGGGTATCGATATGGTCGAGGGCCAGGGTGTGAAACTGGTTGTAGGTGCCCATCTCGGGGATAAAACCCCAGACGGCATCATAGGTCCGATATAAACGTCCCTTTTGATCGTAGCTCTCGATATGATGGGGATAGAG contains:
- a CDS encoding aldehyde ferredoxin oxidoreductase family protein; this encodes MPFAYMGKLLRVNLTTGKVSEEKVRADWTEKYVGGPGLATRYLYQEVPKGADPLGPENLLIFMTGPLTGTAAASAGRYSVVAKSPLTGIWGHGNSGGNFGPALKRSGYDGILFEGIAPNPVYLKIIDGKAELLDARPLWGKSVSETESALKGSLGKHMHIACIGPAGENLVRYASIMNNSHRSVGRSGLGAVMGAKKLKALVCSGKAAIHLAEKERFNSIARRQITLLNESMLKVGFETFGTNMVSDMVNARGGYPTLNWQKGVFDRIEEVNGQALTDKVLVKEVRCFACPIACGRGTQIKEGPWKGHQGEGPEYETTNMFGAACGVSDLNAITMANYLCNDYGLDTISTGSTIAFSMECFQKGLLTDEQTGGMEIEFGNPGLVVDLIGKIARREGIGNLLAEGTKVLSGIIGQGSERFAMQVKGLELPAYDPRAAKITGLGYVTANRGGDHITAFVQGPTFIDAPFLIVDDSRIEDPFLANPEEVRVVVDLENALTMFDCMGACKFMGILLLAEDFVELINAATGWNYTVTDFRRCGERNFNLMRLFCVREGITRESDTLPKRLMEEPLPDGPAAGEVISQETLERLKDAYYALRGWDGTTGIPTPEKMQELGLDGLIKDVW
- a CDS encoding saccharopine dehydrogenase NADP-binding domain-containing protein codes for the protein MMKILALGGAGHIGSGGVRELVKKAPDMEVIVADYHLDKAQMLAAEVGGKTTAIQVDANDMGNMVKAMQQADVVLNTVGPYYVYGERIVKAAIEAKKHLVDVCDDGDATEKILALDGEARKAGICVIVGLGATPGITNLMARSGADKLDRVDAIDTAWAWTAIDPKMTGSGIVEHYFHAIDGDIITYRDGQWVPIPAMSVTKAFNFIDPIGTFEVSQVGHPEPITLPRYIKGVRDVTNYGGIWPTKFSEMAKVFKEIGLSKTTEIDVRGRSIPARAVGTDIILGLPMLSEDFVQSLIDTVVTEYGEFGIEGVVLRVDVHGEKNGSPVHFSYNCGSNADLLTSLPSVLGALMLARGEIKTSGVFAPEGVIDPKVFFRELIKDIPVREIIDAPIGV